Proteins encoded in a region of the Flavobacteriaceae bacterium HL-DH10 genome:
- a CDS encoding (2Fe-2S)-binding protein, translating to MPTFNLKINDKIYTVEADMDTPLLWVLRDQLNLLGTKYGCGLGQCGACTIHVEGVATRSCLLQVSQASGMNITTIEGLSEKGDHPVQKAWIEHDVPQCGYCQAGQIMSAVSLLKNNPNPSDKDIDAAMNGNICRCGTYIRIKQAIKTASKL from the coding sequence ATGCCAACATTCAACTTAAAAATTAATGATAAAATCTATACTGTCGAGGCAGATATGGATACCCCTTTATTGTGGGTTTTGAGAGATCAATTAAATTTATTGGGAACCAAATACGGCTGTGGTTTAGGCCAGTGTGGAGCGTGTACTATTCATGTAGAAGGTGTTGCAACACGCAGTTGTTTACTTCAAGTATCTCAAGCTTCAGGAATGAACATTACAACTATAGAAGGTCTTTCAGAAAAAGGAGATCATCCTGTTCAAAAAGCATGGATTGAGCATGATGTTCCTCAATGTGGTTATTGTCAAGCAGGTCAAATTATGTCGGCAGTATCATTATTGAAAAACAATCCAAATCCTTCTGATAAGGATATAGATGCAGCAATGAACGGAAATATTTGTCGATGTGGCACTTATATAAGAATTAAACAAGCCATTAAAACAGCTTCTAAACTTTAA
- the kbl gene encoding glycine C-acetyltransferase, translating to MYSSIKDDLQNELNEIKAAGLYKEERIIITPQGAEISTTASKNVLNFCANNYLGLSSHPDVIEASKKAIDTHGFGLSSVRFICGTQDIHKALEQKTADFLGMEDCILYAAAFDANGGVFEPILGANDAIISDALNHASIIDGIRLCKAGRFRYNHNDMADLESQLIKAKGARRKLIVTDGSFSMDGTIAQLDKICDLADKYDAMVMIDDCHSTGFIGATGRGTHEYRNVMDRVDIITGTYGKALGGASGGFTAARKEIVDMLRQRSRPYLFSNTLAPSVVGASIKVLDLLSESTHLRDKLAENTNYFRTEIVAAGFNIISGDHPIVPIMLGDAKLAQEFASKLLLEGIYVIGFFYPVVPKGKARIRVQISAAHNRHDLEKAIEAFVKVGKDLGVVS from the coding sequence ATGTATTCAAGTATAAAAGATGATTTGCAAAACGAGTTAAACGAAATTAAAGCGGCTGGTTTATATAAAGAGGAGCGTATTATAATAACACCCCAAGGTGCAGAGATAAGTACAACAGCTTCAAAAAACGTGTTAAATTTTTGTGCTAATAATTATTTAGGTTTATCATCTCATCCAGATGTTATCGAAGCTAGTAAAAAAGCTATTGATACGCATGGTTTCGGATTATCCTCTGTTCGTTTTATTTGTGGTACTCAAGATATTCATAAAGCGTTAGAGCAGAAAACAGCTGATTTTTTAGGAATGGAAGATTGTATTTTATATGCTGCTGCTTTTGATGCTAACGGAGGTGTTTTTGAACCTATTTTAGGGGCCAACGATGCTATCATTTCAGATGCTTTAAATCATGCGTCAATAATCGATGGGATTAGATTATGTAAAGCGGGGCGTTTTAGATATAATCATAATGATATGGCAGATTTAGAATCGCAATTAATTAAAGCTAAAGGTGCTCGTAGAAAATTAATTGTGACCGATGGTTCTTTTTCTATGGACGGTACTATTGCGCAGCTCGACAAAATTTGTGACCTAGCCGATAAATATGATGCCATGGTAATGATTGACGACTGCCATTCCACGGGATTTATTGGTGCTACTGGTCGTGGTACACATGAATACCGAAATGTAATGGATAGGGTTGATATTATTACAGGAACTTACGGAAAAGCGTTAGGTGGTGCGTCTGGTGGTTTTACTGCTGCTAGAAAAGAAATAGTAGATATGTTAAGACAGCGTTCTAGACCTTATTTGTTTTCAAACACGCTAGCGCCATCAGTAGTTGGAGCTTCAATTAAAGTTTTAGATTTACTTAGCGAGTCAACCCATTTACGTGATAAATTAGCTGAAAACACGAATTATTTTAGAACCGAAATTGTAGCAGCTGGGTTTAATATTATTTCAGGAGATCATCCTATAGTACCTATAATGTTGGGAGATGCTAAATTGGCTCAAGAATTTGCTTCAAAATTATTGTTAGAAGGTATTTATGTAATAGGCTTCTTTTATCCAGTTGTACCAAAGGGTAAAGCCAGAATACGTGTTCAAATATCGGCAGCTCATAACCGTCATGATTTAGAAAAAGCTATTGAAGCTTTTGTAAAAGTAGGTAAAGATTTGGGAGTGGTTTCATAA
- a CDS encoding NAD-dependent epimerase/dehydratase family protein — MSAKILITGANGQLGCVLTETLQGRYGLENVIASDLREKENIRGIFEVIDATDYDRIQHVVTQYKITQIYHLAAILSAKGEANPLQTWDINTKTFLNVLEISRLNGIEKVFYPSSIAVFGDAALKNNTPNDAYLNPSTAYGISKVDGENWSQYYFLKYGLDVRSIRYPGVIGYQSLPGGGTTDYAVDIYHKAVLKEPFTCFLNEDTTLPMIYMDDVIRATVELMEAPSEKIKIRTSYNIAGVSFSPKEIASEISKVFPNFTIEYKPDFREDIAKRWSKSIDDSQAKADWGWKPNYNLEAITKAMISALNDYYKEAV; from the coding sequence ATGAGCGCTAAAATTTTAATAACTGGAGCAAATGGTCAATTAGGATGTGTTCTTACAGAGACACTTCAAGGCAGATACGGACTTGAAAATGTGATAGCATCCGATTTAAGAGAAAAGGAAAACATTCGTGGAATATTTGAAGTTATTGATGCTACTGATTATGACAGAATTCAGCATGTAGTTACACAGTATAAAATCACTCAAATTTATCATTTAGCAGCTATTCTTTCTGCAAAAGGAGAAGCAAATCCATTACAAACATGGGATATAAACACAAAAACTTTTTTAAATGTTCTTGAAATATCTAGGCTTAATGGTATAGAAAAAGTGTTTTATCCAAGCTCCATAGCTGTTTTTGGAGATGCTGCTCTTAAAAATAACACGCCAAATGATGCGTATTTAAATCCATCTACGGCATATGGAATTAGTAAGGTTGATGGAGAAAATTGGTCACAATATTATTTTCTTAAATATGGATTAGATGTAAGGTCTATTCGTTATCCTGGAGTTATAGGCTATCAATCATTACCAGGAGGTGGTACAACCGATTATGCGGTAGATATTTATCATAAAGCGGTTTTAAAAGAACCTTTTACTTGCTTTTTAAATGAAGATACGACTTTGCCCATGATATATATGGATGATGTTATTAGAGCAACTGTAGAACTCATGGAAGCGCCTTCTGAAAAAATAAAAATAAGAACGTCTTATAATATTGCAGGTGTTAGTTTTTCACCTAAAGAAATTGCTTCAGAAATATCTAAAGTATTTCCTAATTTCACAATAGAATATAAACCAGATTTTAGAGAAGATATTGCAAAGCGTTGGTCTAAATCAATTGATGATTCTCAAGCAAAGGCAGATTGGGGTTGGAAACCTAATTATAATTTAGAAGCCATTACAAAAGCTATGATAAGTGCGTTAAATGATTATTATAAAGAAGCAGTTTAA
- a CDS encoding Lrp/AsnC family transcriptional regulator, with protein sequence MENLDETDITILRILQNDSKKTAKEIANILNLTPSPVYERIRRLEKQGFIKKYVAILDKKLIDRSVTTICQVSMRYHNEAFIEKFEEQIQNLKEVQECYHMAGQVDFILKINTKDLESYHNFVKYKLSKIENIGVLNSTFVLKDIKHTSAFYI encoded by the coding sequence ATGGAAAATTTAGATGAAACAGATATAACGATACTCAGAATTTTACAAAACGATTCTAAAAAAACCGCAAAAGAAATTGCAAATATTTTAAACTTAACACCTTCACCTGTTTACGAGCGCATCCGTCGTCTTGAAAAACAAGGGTTTATAAAAAAATACGTTGCGATACTTGACAAAAAACTCATTGACAGATCTGTTACAACCATTTGCCAAGTTTCTATGCGGTACCATAACGAAGCATTCATTGAAAAGTTTGAAGAACAAATTCAGAATTTAAAAGAAGTTCAAGAGTGTTATCACATGGCAGGTCAAGTCGATTTTATTTTAAAAATAAACACCAAGGATTTAGAAAGCTATCATAATTTTGTAAAGTATAAACTTTCTAAAATTGAAAATATAGGCGTGCTAAATAGCACCTTTGTTTTAAAGGATATTAAGCACACGTCTGCGTTTTATATTTAA
- a CDS encoding alpha/beta fold hydrolase, producing the protein MPIINSTYKPSFLFKNGFVSTVYSGLVRRVKLKQNRERINLKDGDFLDLDWSFSTEKSNKLVLCFHGLEGHGQRPYVTGLAKLFNSDGIDAICVNFRGCSGEDNLKYRSYHSGATDDLEDIIEHVLALKKYTNIYLYGISLGANVILKYLGERDDVPNEIKAGIAISVPADLMGSCNELHKPKNRLYSNRFLNHLTKRLVNKLVKFPEDLSREEFCTIKTLIDFDDVYTSKAHGFRDALDYYVKSSCLQFLPNIKTPSLIINALNDSFLSPECYPVKEAKENPHLYLEMPQFGGHVGFIGKKNIYYNEKRALEFVKDIF; encoded by the coding sequence ATGCCAATAATAAATTCGACTTACAAACCTTCATTTCTTTTTAAAAACGGATTTGTCTCTACAGTTTACTCGGGTTTAGTTCGGCGTGTAAAACTTAAACAGAATCGGGAACGTATCAATTTAAAAGATGGCGATTTTTTAGATTTAGATTGGAGTTTTTCCACTGAGAAATCAAATAAACTTGTTTTATGTTTTCACGGATTAGAAGGTCATGGACAACGCCCCTATGTCACTGGTTTAGCGAAGTTATTTAATAGTGATGGTATTGATGCTATTTGTGTGAATTTTAGAGGCTGTAGTGGTGAAGATAATTTAAAGTACAGAAGTTATCATTCTGGTGCTACTGATGATTTGGAAGACATTATAGAACATGTTTTGGCTTTAAAGAAATATACAAACATTTATTTATACGGTATTAGCTTAGGAGCTAATGTGATATTAAAATATTTGGGAGAACGTGATGACGTTCCAAATGAAATAAAAGCAGGCATTGCTATTTCTGTGCCAGCAGATTTAATGGGTTCTTGTAACGAACTTCATAAGCCAAAAAACAGATTGTATTCCAATCGGTTCTTGAATCATTTAACGAAAAGGCTCGTTAATAAGCTTGTTAAATTTCCAGAAGATTTATCAAGAGAAGAATTTTGCACGATTAAAACACTTATAGATTTTGATGATGTTTACACATCTAAAGCACATGGTTTTAGAGATGCTTTAGATTATTATGTGAAAAGCAGTTGTCTTCAGTTTTTACCAAACATAAAAACCCCATCATTAATTATTAATGCGCTTAACGATTCGTTTTTATCTCCAGAATGTTATCCTGTAAAAGAGGCAAAAGAAAACCCGCACCTATATTTAGAAATGCCACAATTTGGTGGTCATGTTGGTTTTATTGGGAAAAAGAATATTTATTATAATGAAAAACGCGCTTTAGAGTTTGTAAAAGATATATTTTAG
- the ade gene encoding adenine deaminase — protein sequence MKLQGNIVDIENKRIFKGEITFKDGKILSIIEKAHSVETYILPGFVDAHIHIESSMLVPSEFARLAVTHGTVATVSDPHEIANVLGVEGVEFMIENGQQVPFKFNFGAPSCVPATTFESAGAVIDSDAIKRLLENPDIKYLAEMMNYPGVLFDDAEVMKKIVWAKHYNKPVDGHAPGLRGDEVTKYIHAGISTDHECFTYDEALEKLQKGMKILIREGSAAKNFEALIDLASEHFENMMFCSDDKHPDDLILNHINKLCARAVAKGIDVFKVLQMACVNPVKHYNLEVGLLEIGDFADCIVVEDLVNFKTLQTYINGTLVCNEGVSLIKPVAFKILNNFNCSKKEVSDFKLESSVKKIRVIEALEGQLVTNELIEEALIVNGNLVSNIEKDVLKMTVVNRYNNDKPALAFIKNFGLREGAIASSVGHDSHNIIAVGVSDEAICKAVNLLIKNKGGICAVSNSEEKIISLPVAGIMSDKDGKTVGEDYAKLDNMAKQLGSTLHAPYMTLSFMALLVIPSLKLSDKGLFNGKDFKFTPLEV from the coding sequence ATGAAATTACAAGGAAACATAGTCGATATAGAAAACAAACGTATTTTCAAAGGAGAAATCACTTTTAAGGATGGCAAAATCTTATCTATTATTGAAAAAGCCCATAGTGTTGAAACTTATATACTACCTGGTTTTGTAGATGCACATATTCATATAGAAAGCTCTATGTTGGTGCCTAGTGAATTTGCTCGATTAGCAGTCACTCATGGCACTGTAGCAACTGTTTCAGATCCACATGAAATAGCCAATGTTTTAGGTGTTGAAGGCGTTGAGTTTATGATTGAAAACGGACAGCAAGTACCGTTTAAATTCAATTTTGGAGCACCATCGTGTGTGCCTGCAACCACTTTCGAATCGGCGGGCGCGGTTATAGATTCAGATGCTATTAAAAGGCTTTTAGAAAATCCAGATATTAAGTATTTAGCAGAAATGATGAATTACCCAGGCGTGTTGTTTGATGATGCTGAGGTCATGAAAAAAATAGTATGGGCAAAACATTATAACAAACCAGTTGATGGGCATGCACCAGGTTTAAGAGGTGATGAGGTTACAAAATATATCCATGCGGGAATTTCTACAGATCATGAGTGTTTTACTTATGATGAAGCTTTAGAAAAGCTTCAAAAAGGCATGAAAATTTTAATTCGTGAAGGTAGTGCTGCTAAGAACTTTGAAGCCCTTATAGATTTAGCTTCAGAGCATTTTGAAAACATGATGTTTTGTAGTGATGATAAGCATCCGGATGATTTAATACTAAATCATATTAATAAACTTTGTGCACGAGCGGTAGCAAAAGGAATTGATGTTTTTAAAGTGCTGCAAATGGCGTGTGTTAATCCTGTAAAACATTATAATTTAGAGGTTGGTTTATTAGAAATTGGAGATTTTGCTGATTGTATTGTTGTTGAAGATTTAGTCAATTTTAAAACCCTACAAACCTATATAAATGGCACATTGGTTTGTAATGAAGGTGTTTCATTAATAAAACCAGTTGCGTTTAAAATTTTGAATAATTTTAACTGTAGTAAAAAAGAGGTTTCAGATTTTAAATTAGAGTCTTCAGTCAAAAAAATACGCGTTATAGAAGCTTTAGAAGGTCAGTTAGTAACTAACGAACTCATAGAAGAAGCTTTAATTGTAAACGGTAATTTGGTTTCAAATATTGAAAAAGATGTTTTAAAAATGACCGTGGTTAACCGTTACAATAATGATAAACCAGCCCTAGCATTTATTAAAAATTTCGGATTGAGAGAAGGTGCTATAGCGTCTTCTGTTGGTCATGATTCTCATAATATCATTGCTGTAGGTGTTAGTGACGAAGCTATTTGTAAAGCGGTTAATTTACTTATTAAAAATAAAGGCGGTATTTGTGCTGTGTCCAATTCTGAAGAAAAAATCATTTCATTACCAGTTGCTGGAATTATGAGTGATAAAGATGGGAAAACAGTAGGTGAAGATTATGCGAAACTCGACAACATGGCGAAACAATTAGGGAGCACTTTACATGCGCCTTACATGACATTATCTTTTATGGCTTTGTTGGTAATTCCATCATTAAAATTAAGTGATAAAGGCTTGTTTAACGGAAAAGATTTTAAATTTACACCTTTAGAGGTTTAA